A section of the Serratia liquefaciens ATCC 27592 genome encodes:
- the folE gene encoding GTP cyclohydrolase I FolE: MTSSLSKEAALVHAALEERGLETPLRGEVLDRETRKRRIKEHMTEIMQLLNLDLSDDSLAETPHRIAKMYVDEIFSGLDYANFPKITVIENKMKVDEMVTVRDITLTSTCEHHFVTIDGKATVAYIPKDAVIGLSKINRIVQFFSQRPQVQERLTQQILVALQTLLGTNNVAVSIDAVHYCVKARGIRDATSATTTTSLGGLFKSSQNTRQEFLRAVRHHQS; this comes from the coding sequence ATGACATCATCATTAAGTAAAGAAGCTGCATTGGTTCACGCGGCGCTCGAAGAGCGCGGTCTGGAAACTCCGTTGCGCGGCGAAGTGCTGGATCGCGAAACGCGTAAACGTCGTATTAAAGAGCACATGACCGAAATCATGCAGCTGCTTAATCTCGATCTGTCCGACGACAGCCTGGCGGAAACCCCGCACCGCATCGCCAAAATGTATGTCGATGAGATTTTCTCCGGCCTGGACTACGCCAACTTCCCAAAAATCACCGTCATTGAAAATAAGATGAAGGTGGATGAAATGGTGACGGTGCGTGATATCACCCTGACCAGCACCTGCGAACACCATTTCGTCACCATCGATGGCAAGGCGACCGTTGCCTACATTCCCAAGGATGCGGTGATTGGGCTGTCGAAAATCAACCGTATCGTGCAGTTCTTCTCCCAGCGCCCACAGGTGCAGGAGCGCTTAACTCAGCAGATCCTGGTGGCATTGCAAACCTTGCTGGGCACCAATAATGTGGCGGTATCAATTGATGCGGTCCATTATTGTGTTAAGGCGCGCGGTATCCGTGACGCGACCAGCGCCACCACCACGACCTCTCTGGGCGGGCTGTTCAAGTCCAGCCAGAACACCCGTCAGGAATTCCTGCGCGCGGTGCGCCATCACCAGTCGTGA
- the yeiB gene encoding DUF418 domain-containing protein YeiB, producing MNTSPTAPLPRIATLDCVRGIAILGILLLNISAFGLPKAAYLNPAYLGLPTTRDAWTWALLDIFAQAKFLAMFALLFGAGLQMLLRRGKGWIRARLSWLVLFGLGHAIFLWDGDILLAYGLIGLVCWRMIRDAKETYQLLKTGVVLYLIGVGVLLLLGFISHGEPGSFWQPGVAELQYEKFWKLQGGMEAWRSRTDLLSSSLLAIGAQYGWELAGLMLFGAGLMRSGWLRGTYSPGYYRRQAAWLIPLSLLIQLPAVVLQWHLHWDYRWSGFLLQVPRELGAPLQAMGYLALCYGFWPTLSRLRIGHWLTQVGRMALSNYLLQTLICTTLFYRFGLYQQFDRLQLLAFVPLVWLANLLFSNLWLRYFEQGPVEWLWRKLTALATGKVEPKVVN from the coding sequence ATGAACACTAGCCCAACGGCTCCTTTGCCGCGCATCGCCACGCTGGACTGCGTGCGCGGTATCGCCATCCTTGGCATTTTGCTGCTGAATATCAGCGCCTTTGGCCTGCCGAAGGCGGCCTATCTCAATCCGGCCTATCTGGGCTTGCCTACAACGCGCGATGCCTGGACCTGGGCGCTGCTGGACATTTTCGCGCAGGCTAAATTCCTGGCGATGTTCGCCCTGTTGTTTGGCGCCGGGCTGCAGATGCTGCTGCGCCGCGGCAAAGGCTGGATACGTGCACGGCTGTCGTGGCTGGTGCTGTTTGGCCTGGGACATGCCATTTTCCTTTGGGACGGCGATATCCTGCTGGCCTATGGGCTGATCGGGTTGGTGTGCTGGCGGATGATCCGCGATGCGAAAGAAACCTATCAACTGTTGAAAACCGGCGTGGTGCTGTACCTGATTGGTGTCGGGGTGCTGTTGTTGTTGGGCTTCATTTCGCACGGTGAACCTGGCAGTTTCTGGCAACCCGGCGTGGCAGAGCTGCAGTATGAGAAGTTTTGGAAGCTGCAGGGCGGGATGGAAGCCTGGCGCAGCCGCACCGATCTTCTTTCCTCCAGCCTGCTGGCGATTGGCGCGCAATACGGTTGGGAGTTGGCGGGGCTGATGCTGTTCGGCGCCGGTTTAATGCGCAGTGGCTGGCTACGCGGCACTTATTCACCGGGTTACTACCGCCGGCAGGCAGCATGGCTGATACCGCTTTCATTGCTGATCCAACTGCCGGCCGTGGTGCTGCAATGGCATCTTCACTGGGACTACCGTTGGAGCGGTTTTTTATTGCAGGTGCCACGTGAGCTGGGGGCGCCCCTGCAGGCGATGGGCTATCTGGCGCTGTGCTACGGTTTTTGGCCGACGCTGTCGCGTTTGCGCATTGGGCACTGGTTGACGCAGGTCGGGCGCATGGCGCTGAGCAATTACCTGCTGCAAACGCTGATCTGTACCACGCTGTTTTATCGCTTTGGCCTGTATCAACAGTTTGACCGCCTGCAACTTTTGGCTTTCGTTCCGTTGGTCTGGCTGGCTAACCTGTTGTTTTCAAACCTGTGGCTGCGCTATTTCGAGCAGGGGCCGGTGGAGTGGCTGTGGCGCAAACTCACCGCCCTGGCTACCGGCAAGGTGGAGCCCAAGGTGGTGAATTGA
- the galS gene encoding HTH-type transcriptional regulator GalS has product MTSVHPTTIRDVAKRAGVSVATVSRVLNHSALTSKETREQVLKAVAELGYRPNANAQALATQSSDTLGVVVMDVSDPFFGALVKAVDTVAQQHHKYLLIGNSYHQADKERHAIEVLIRQRCNALIVHAKTLCDAELIAFLDQVPGMVLINRIIPGYEHRCVGLDNVSGAEMAMRLLLSQGHQRIGYLGSNHPIEDGPLRQQGYTQAMAAAGLATPDSWRAYGSPDLQGGEEAMIELLGRNLHLSAVFAYNDAMAAGAMAVLKENAITVPQNFSLVGFDDIPIARYTSPKLTTVRYPIVTMATLATELALLGAAGKLEPQARHLFMPTLVRRHSVAPWQSEAAVTL; this is encoded by the coding sequence ATGACCTCTGTTCACCCAACCACCATTCGCGACGTGGCGAAGCGTGCGGGCGTGTCTGTAGCGACAGTCTCCCGCGTGCTGAATCACAGCGCCTTGACCAGCAAAGAGACGCGCGAGCAGGTATTGAAGGCGGTGGCTGAACTGGGCTATCGACCCAATGCCAATGCGCAAGCCCTGGCCACCCAGAGCAGCGATACCCTTGGGGTGGTGGTGATGGACGTCTCCGATCCCTTCTTCGGCGCACTGGTGAAAGCGGTAGACACCGTGGCGCAACAACACCACAAATACCTGTTGATCGGTAACAGCTATCACCAGGCGGATAAAGAGCGCCACGCCATCGAGGTGCTGATTCGCCAACGCTGCAACGCCTTGATTGTTCATGCTAAAACTCTATGTGATGCCGAGCTGATCGCCTTTCTCGATCAGGTGCCGGGTATGGTGCTGATCAACAGAATCATACCCGGCTATGAACATCGCTGTGTCGGGCTCGATAACGTCAGCGGCGCAGAGATGGCGATGCGTTTGCTGCTGTCGCAGGGCCACCAGCGTATTGGTTATCTGGGCTCGAACCATCCAATCGAAGACGGGCCGCTGCGCCAGCAAGGCTACACGCAGGCGATGGCGGCGGCCGGGCTGGCAACGCCCGACAGCTGGCGCGCCTATGGTTCGCCAGATTTGCAGGGCGGGGAAGAGGCGATGATCGAACTGCTTGGCCGCAACCTGCATCTTAGTGCGGTATTCGCCTACAACGACGCCATGGCCGCCGGGGCGATGGCGGTGCTGAAAGAAAACGCTATCACAGTACCGCAAAACTTTTCGCTGGTTGGGTTCGACGACATCCCCATCGCTCGTTACACCAGCCCCAAGCTCACCACGGTGCGTTACCCGATTGTCACCATGGCGACGCTGGCCACCGAACTGGCCTTGCTGGGCGCGGCAGGCAAGCTGGAGCCGCAGGCCCGCCATTTGTTTATGCCGACCCTGGTCCGACGCCATTCTGTGGCCCCTTGGCAAAGTGAGGCGGCGGTCACTCTCTGA
- the mglB gene encoding galactose/glucose ABC transporter substrate-binding protein MglB gives MNKKVFTLAATAAAMMFGAAAHADTRIGVTIYKYDDNFMSVVRKAIEKDAKASPDVTLLMNDSQNDQSKQNDQIDVLIAKGVKALAINLVDPAAAPVVIDKARANDIPIVFYNKEPSRKALDSYDKAYYVGTDSKESGVIQGQLIEKHWKANPNWDLNKDGQIQYVLLKGEPGHPDAEARTTYVVKTLNDDGIKTQQLQMDTAMWDTAQAKDKMDAWLSGPNANKIEVVIANNDAMAMGAVEALKAHNKSSIPVFGVDALPEALAMVKSGAMAGTVLNDADNQAKATFELAKNLAAGKPAADGTQYKIDNKVVRIPYVGVDKDNLSKFVK, from the coding sequence ATGAATAAGAAGGTTTTCACCCTGGCCGCGACGGCCGCAGCCATGATGTTTGGCGCCGCAGCTCACGCAGATACCCGTATTGGCGTCACGATTTATAAATATGACGACAACTTTATGTCGGTGGTGCGCAAGGCAATCGAGAAAGACGCCAAGGCCTCTCCGGATGTCACCCTGCTGATGAATGACTCGCAGAACGACCAATCCAAACAAAACGACCAGATCGACGTGCTGATCGCCAAGGGCGTAAAAGCGCTGGCGATTAACCTGGTGGATCCAGCGGCTGCCCCGGTGGTGATTGATAAGGCACGCGCAAACGATATCCCTATCGTGTTCTACAACAAAGAGCCTTCCCGCAAAGCGCTGGACAGCTATGACAAAGCCTATTACGTGGGCACCGACTCTAAAGAGTCCGGCGTGATCCAGGGCCAACTGATTGAGAAACACTGGAAGGCCAACCCGAACTGGGATTTGAATAAAGACGGCCAGATCCAGTACGTGTTGCTGAAAGGTGAACCGGGCCATCCGGATGCAGAAGCGCGTACCACTTACGTGGTGAAAACGCTGAATGACGACGGTATCAAAACTCAGCAACTGCAGATGGACACCGCGATGTGGGACACCGCACAGGCAAAAGACAAGATGGACGCCTGGCTGTCCGGCCCTAACGCCAACAAAATCGAAGTGGTTATCGCCAACAACGATGCCATGGCGATGGGGGCGGTAGAAGCGCTGAAAGCGCACAACAAATCCAGCATCCCGGTATTCGGTGTCGATGCCTTGCCAGAGGCTCTGGCGATGGTGAAATCCGGCGCAATGGCAGGGACGGTGCTGAACGATGCCGACAATCAGGCCAAAGCCACCTTCGAGCTGGCGAAAAACCTGGCGGCGGGCAAACCTGCTGCCGACGGCACCCAATATAAAATCGACAATAAAGTGGTGCGCATTCCTTACGTTGGCGTAGATAAGGACAATTTGTCCAAATTTGTTAAGTAA
- the mglA gene encoding galactose/methyl galactoside ABC transporter ATP-binding protein MglA, with protein sequence MADSPREFLLEMTDISKSFPGVKALDNVNLRVRPHSIHALMGENGAGKSTLLKCLFGIYKKDAGSIIFQGQEIDFKSSKEALEHGVSMVHQELNLVLQRTVMDNMWLGRYPTKGMFVDQDKMLKDTQAIFDELDIDINPRDKVGTLSVSQMQMIEIAKAFSYDAKIVIMDEPTSSLTEKEVNHLFTIIRKLKERGCGIVYISHKMEEIFQLCDEITILRDGQWIATQPLEGLDMDKIISMMVGRSLSQRFPDRQNTPGEVILEVKNLTSLRQPSIRDVSFDLHQGEILGIAGLVGAKRTDIVETLFGIREKIAGTIKLHGKTINNHSANEAINHGFALVTEERRSTGIYAYLDVGFNSLISNIRNYKNKIGLLDNARMKSDTQWVIDAMRVKTPGHHTHIGSLSGGNQQKVIIGRWLLTQPEILMLDEPTRGIDVGAKFEIYQLMTELAKKGKGIIIVSSEMPELLGITDRILVMSNGQVAGIVNTKQTSQNEILRLASLHL encoded by the coding sequence ATGGCCGACAGCCCACGCGAATTTTTGCTGGAAATGACTGATATCAGTAAATCATTTCCCGGCGTCAAGGCATTGGATAATGTGAATCTGCGCGTTCGTCCGCACTCCATTCATGCATTAATGGGAGAGAACGGCGCGGGGAAATCGACATTATTAAAATGCCTGTTCGGCATTTATAAAAAGGATGCCGGCAGTATTATTTTTCAGGGCCAGGAAATAGATTTCAAAAGCTCTAAAGAGGCGCTGGAACACGGCGTGTCCATGGTGCATCAGGAATTAAACCTGGTCTTGCAGCGCACCGTGATGGACAACATGTGGTTGGGGCGCTACCCGACCAAGGGCATGTTTGTCGATCAGGACAAGATGCTGAAAGATACCCAGGCGATATTCGACGAGCTGGATATTGATATTAACCCGCGGGATAAAGTGGGCACGCTATCGGTATCGCAAATGCAGATGATTGAAATCGCCAAGGCTTTCTCCTATGACGCCAAGATTGTCATTATGGATGAGCCCACTTCATCGCTGACGGAAAAAGAGGTGAACCACCTGTTCACCATTATCCGCAAGCTGAAGGAACGCGGCTGCGGCATCGTCTATATCTCGCATAAGATGGAAGAGATCTTCCAGCTGTGCGACGAAATCACCATTCTGCGTGATGGCCAGTGGATCGCCACCCAGCCGCTGGAAGGGCTGGATATGGACAAGATCATCTCGATGATGGTGGGGCGTTCGCTCAGCCAGCGTTTCCCCGATCGACAGAATACGCCGGGCGAGGTGATCCTGGAGGTGAAGAACCTGACCTCCTTGCGCCAGCCTTCGATTCGCGACGTCTCTTTCGATCTGCATCAGGGCGAGATCCTCGGCATCGCCGGGCTGGTGGGGGCCAAACGTACCGACATCGTCGAAACCCTGTTTGGCATCCGCGAAAAAATTGCGGGTACCATCAAGCTGCACGGTAAAACCATCAACAACCACAGCGCCAATGAGGCGATAAACCACGGTTTCGCACTGGTCACCGAAGAACGTCGTTCCACCGGGATTTATGCCTATCTGGACGTGGGGTTCAACTCGCTGATCTCCAATATTCGCAACTACAAAAATAAAATCGGCCTGTTGGATAACGCACGCATGAAAAGCGATACCCAGTGGGTGATCGATGCCATGCGGGTCAAAACCCCGGGCCATCATACCCACATAGGTTCGCTGTCGGGCGGTAATCAGCAGAAGGTGATCATCGGCCGTTGGCTGCTGACTCAGCCGGAAATATTAATGCTGGATGAGCCGACGCGCGGCATTGACGTCGGCGCCAAATTCGAAATTTATCAGCTGATGACCGAACTGGCGAAGAAGGGCAAGGGGATCATTATTGTCTCGTCTGAAATGCCGGAGCTTTTGGGAATTACCGACAGAATACTGGTGATGAGTAATGGTCAGGTTGCGGGCATCGTTAACACCAAACAGACCTCGCAAAATGAAATTTTACGTCTCGCATCCCTGCACCTTTAA
- the mglC gene encoding galactose/methyl galactoside ABC transporter permease MglC, with amino-acid sequence MNALNKKTLFTYFKEGGIYVVLLVLLAIIIIQDPTFLSLMNLSNILTQSSVRIIIALGVAGLIVTQGTDLSAGRQVGLAAVIAATLLQSMDNVNKVFPHMETWSIPLVILLVCAVGAVIGLVNGLIIAYLNVTPFITTLGTMIIVYGINSLYYDSVGASPVAGFDPKFSTFAQGFLRFGDFKLSYITFYAIIAIIFVWILWNKTRFGKNIFAIGGNPEAAKVSGVNVPLNLIMIYALSGVFYAFGGLLEAGRIGSATNNLGFMYELDAIAACVVGGVSFAGGVGTVLGVVTGVIIFTVINYGLTYIGVNPYWQYIIKGGIIIFAVALDSLKYAKKK; translated from the coding sequence ATGAACGCGCTGAATAAAAAAACTTTGTTCACCTATTTCAAGGAAGGTGGCATTTACGTGGTGTTGCTGGTGCTGCTGGCAATTATTATTATCCAGGATCCGACCTTCCTCAGTCTAATGAACCTGAGCAATATCCTGACCCAGTCTTCGGTGCGCATCATTATTGCACTGGGCGTGGCGGGGCTGATTGTTACCCAGGGGACCGACCTGTCCGCCGGGCGCCAGGTTGGCCTGGCGGCGGTGATCGCGGCGACGTTGTTGCAGTCGATGGACAACGTGAACAAGGTATTTCCGCATATGGAAACCTGGTCGATCCCACTGGTGATCCTGCTGGTGTGCGCCGTGGGTGCGGTGATCGGTCTGGTGAACGGTTTGATCATCGCTTACCTCAATGTGACGCCGTTTATTACCACGCTGGGCACCATGATCATCGTTTACGGCATCAACTCGCTGTATTACGACTCCGTTGGCGCATCGCCAGTGGCGGGGTTTGATCCCAAGTTTTCCACCTTTGCCCAGGGGTTCCTGCGTTTTGGCGACTTTAAGCTGTCGTACATCACCTTCTACGCCATCATTGCGATTATTTTTGTCTGGATCCTGTGGAATAAAACCCGCTTCGGCAAAAATATTTTCGCCATCGGCGGAAACCCTGAGGCAGCCAAGGTTTCTGGCGTGAACGTGCCGTTGAACCTGATCATGATTTATGCGCTGTCCGGGGTGTTCTACGCCTTCGGTGGTTTACTGGAAGCGGGCCGTATCGGCAGCGCCACCAATAACCTGGGCTTTATGTATGAACTGGACGCCATTGCGGCGTGCGTGGTAGGCGGGGTGTCCTTTGCCGGCGGTGTCGGGACGGTGCTGGGGGTCGTGACCGGGGTCATCATCTTTACGGTTATCAACTACGGCCTGACCTACATTGGCGTTAACCCTTACTGGCAGTACATCATCAAGGGTGGCATCATTATCTTCGCCGTGGCGTTGGACTCCTTAAAATACGCCAAGAAAAAATAG
- the sanA gene encoding outer membrane permeability protein SanA has translation MWKRLIISLFIITALLMLSALALDRWISWKTAPYVYDELQGLPHRQVGVVLGTAKYYRTGVINQYYRYRIQGAINAYNSGKVKYLLLSGDNAQQSYNEPMTMRRDLIAAGVAPSDIVLDYAGFRTLDSIVRTRKVFDTNDFIIITQRFHCERALFIALHMGIQAQCYAVPSPKDMMTVRAREIFARLGALTDLYILKREPRFLGPLIPISAMHTVPEDAQGYPAVSPEQLVELEHKLAAEKQKAK, from the coding sequence ATGTGGAAACGCCTGATAATCAGCCTGTTCATCATCACTGCGCTGTTGATGCTTTCGGCTCTCGCGCTCGATCGTTGGATCAGTTGGAAAACCGCGCCTTACGTCTATGACGAACTGCAAGGCCTGCCTCATCGCCAGGTCGGCGTGGTACTGGGCACGGCCAAATATTACCGCACCGGCGTGATCAACCAATATTATCGCTACCGCATTCAGGGCGCGATTAATGCCTATAACAGCGGCAAAGTGAAATACCTGCTGCTGAGCGGCGACAATGCCCAGCAAAGCTACAACGAGCCGATGACCATGCGCCGCGATTTGATCGCCGCCGGCGTAGCACCCAGCGATATCGTGCTGGATTATGCCGGTTTCCGTACTCTTGACTCTATCGTACGCACCCGCAAAGTGTTCGACACCAACGACTTTATCATTATCACCCAGCGCTTCCATTGCGAGCGCGCGCTGTTTATCGCGCTGCATATGGGGATCCAGGCTCAGTGCTACGCAGTTCCTTCGCCAAAAGACATGATGACGGTACGGGCACGCGAGATCTTCGCCCGCCTTGGCGCACTGACCGATTTGTACATACTAAAACGCGAGCCGCGCTTCCTCGGGCCACTGATCCCCATTTCCGCCATGCATACCGTACCGGAAGATGCCCAAGGCTACCCGGCAGTTTCGCCAGAGCAATTGGTTGAGCTGGAACACAAGCTGGCTGCGGAAAAACAAAAGGCCAAATAA
- a CDS encoding NAD-dependent malic enzyme yields MELEYESKRPLYIPYAGPILLEFPLLNKGSAFTEDERSHFNLHGLLPEAVETIEEQAERAYRQYQDFKNDSDKHIYLRNIQDTNETLFYRLLEAHLSEMMPIIYTPTVGEACEHFSDIYRRARGLFISYPNRDRIDDMLQNATKQNVKVIVVTDGERILGLGDQGIGGMGIPIGKLSLYTACGGISPAYTLPVVLDVGTNNPQRLNDPLYMGWRHPRISGDEYHAFVEEFIQAVKRRWPNVLLQFEDFAQNNATPLLNRYRDEICCFNDDIQGTAAVTLGSLIAASRAAGSQLRDQTVTFLGAGSAGCGIAEQIIAQMKSEGLSEDEARARVFMVDRFGLLTDKLPNLLDFQSKLVQKSENLTAWQTESDAISLLDVVRNAKPTILIGVSGQPGLFTEELIREMHKHCPRPIVMPLSNPTSRVEARPEDIINWTEGAALVATGSPFAPVSYKDQVFPIAQCNNSYIFPGIGLGVLASGATRVTDAMLMAASRALADCSPLATDGHGALLPNIDDIQGVSKCIAMEVGKAAQLQGVAVVTSEEALSKGIEHNFWRPQYRSYKRTSF; encoded by the coding sequence ATGGAACTTGAATACGAAAGCAAACGCCCTCTCTACATCCCTTATGCCGGCCCTATTCTGCTGGAATTTCCGCTGCTCAATAAAGGCAGCGCTTTCACCGAGGATGAACGCAGCCATTTCAACCTGCACGGGTTGCTGCCAGAAGCGGTAGAAACCATCGAAGAGCAGGCGGAACGTGCCTACCGCCAGTACCAGGATTTCAAAAACGACAGCGATAAACACATTTATCTGCGTAATATCCAGGACACCAACGAAACCCTGTTCTATCGCCTGCTGGAAGCGCACCTGAGCGAGATGATGCCGATCATCTACACGCCGACGGTGGGTGAGGCCTGTGAGCACTTCTCCGATATTTACCGCCGGGCGCGTGGGCTGTTTATCTCCTACCCTAACCGCGACCGCATTGACGACATGCTGCAAAACGCCACCAAGCAAAACGTTAAGGTGATCGTTGTCACCGACGGTGAGCGCATTCTCGGTCTGGGCGACCAGGGTATCGGCGGCATGGGCATTCCAATCGGTAAACTGTCGCTGTACACCGCCTGCGGCGGCATCAGCCCGGCGTATACCCTGCCGGTGGTGCTGGACGTCGGCACCAACAACCCGCAGCGCCTGAACGATCCGCTGTACATGGGCTGGCGTCACCCGCGTATTTCAGGCGACGAATACCACGCCTTTGTTGAAGAGTTTATCCAGGCAGTCAAGCGCCGCTGGCCGAACGTGCTGCTGCAGTTCGAAGATTTTGCGCAGAATAACGCCACCCCGCTGCTGAACCGCTACCGTGACGAAATCTGCTGCTTCAACGACGACATTCAGGGCACCGCAGCCGTCACGCTGGGCAGCCTGATCGCCGCCAGCCGCGCCGCCGGCAGCCAACTGCGCGATCAGACCGTCACCTTCCTGGGTGCCGGCTCTGCAGGTTGCGGTATTGCCGAGCAAATTATCGCGCAGATGAAATCCGAAGGCCTGAGCGAAGACGAAGCCCGTGCGCGCGTCTTTATGGTCGACCGTTTCGGCCTGCTGACCGACAAACTGCCTAACCTGCTCGATTTCCAGAGCAAGCTGGTGCAAAAGAGCGAGAATCTGACTGCATGGCAGACAGAAAGCGATGCCATTTCCCTGCTGGACGTGGTGCGTAATGCCAAGCCAACCATTTTGATCGGCGTTTCGGGCCAGCCAGGCCTGTTTACCGAAGAACTGATCCGCGAAATGCACAAGCACTGCCCGCGCCCGATCGTCATGCCGCTGTCCAACCCAACCTCCCGCGTGGAAGCCCGCCCGGAAGACATCATTAACTGGACCGAAGGCGCTGCATTAGTAGCAACCGGCAGCCCGTTTGCGCCGGTGAGCTACAAAGATCAGGTATTCCCGATTGCCCAGTGCAACAACTCCTATATCTTCCCGGGGATTGGATTGGGCGTACTGGCCTCCGGCGCCACCCGCGTCACCGACGCGATGCTGATGGCCGCCAGCCGTGCGCTGGCCGACTGTTCGCCGCTGGCAACTGATGGGCATGGCGCACTGCTGCCGAATATCGACGATATTCAGGGCGTGTCCAAGTGCATTGCCATGGAAGTGGGTAAAGCGGCACAGCTGCAAGGCGTTGCTGTGGTCACCTCAGAAGAAGCGCTGTCGAAAGGCATCGAACACAACTTCTGGCGCCCGCAATACCGCAGCTATAAGCGCACTTCATTCTGA
- the cdd gene encoding cytidine deaminase, translating into MHPRFQTAFAELPATLQSALLPYFDAPDFPAMLKAEQVDAIKQRCGLDDDALAFALLPLAAACSLAPISQFYVGAIARGQSGNLYFGANMEFSGAPMQQTIHAEQCAVTHAWLRGESTLASITVNYTPCGHCRQFMNELNSGTTLKIRLPGREPATLGDYLPDAFGPKDLNIATLLMDHVDHGFQLTLTDELEMAALAAANQSHAPYSNAHSGVALEAEDGTIYSGRYAENAAFNPSLPPLQAALILMNVSGGDCQKVVRAVLAEPDSAILTQWDATRATLAALGCQNVSRITF; encoded by the coding sequence ATGCACCCGCGTTTTCAAACCGCTTTTGCTGAACTGCCCGCCACATTGCAATCCGCCCTGCTGCCTTATTTTGATGCGCCTGATTTTCCGGCCATGCTCAAGGCGGAACAAGTGGATGCTATCAAGCAGCGCTGCGGGCTGGATGATGATGCTCTGGCATTCGCTCTGCTGCCGCTGGCGGCGGCCTGCTCGTTAGCGCCGATTTCGCAGTTTTATGTTGGCGCCATTGCTCGCGGGCAGAGCGGCAACCTGTATTTTGGCGCCAACATGGAGTTCAGCGGCGCGCCGATGCAACAAACCATTCATGCAGAGCAGTGTGCCGTGACTCATGCCTGGCTACGCGGCGAATCAACGTTAGCCTCCATCACCGTTAATTACACGCCTTGTGGTCACTGCCGTCAGTTTATGAACGAACTCAACAGTGGTACCACGCTGAAAATTCGTCTGCCCGGTCGCGAACCGGCCACCCTGGGCGACTATCTGCCGGATGCCTTCGGCCCGAAAGACCTGAATATCGCCACGTTGCTGATGGACCACGTCGATCATGGTTTCCAACTGACGCTGACCGACGAACTGGAGATGGCCGCGCTGGCTGCCGCCAATCAGAGTCACGCGCCCTACAGCAATGCCCACAGCGGCGTCGCACTGGAAGCCGAAGACGGGACGATTTATAGCGGTCGCTATGCGGAAAACGCAGCCTTCAACCCCAGCCTGCCGCCGCTGCAGGCCGCGCTGATTCTGATGAACGTCTCCGGCGGCGACTGCCAAAAAGTGGTTCGAGCGGTGCTGGCCGAGCCCGACAGTGCCATCCTCACCCAATGGGATGCCACCCGCGCCACGTTGGCCGCGCTGGGTTGCCAAAATGTCAGTCGTATCACTTTCTAA
- a CDS encoding CidB/LrgB family autolysis modulator: MIHEIWWSLPLTLAIYFAARKLAQWLNMPLLNPLLVSMAVIIPLLLLTGIPYERYFQGSKILNDLLQPAVVALAYPLYEQLHQIRARWKSIIAVCFIGSLTAMISGGAIALWMGATPEIAASIMPKSVTTPIAMAVAESLGGIPAISAVCVIFVGILGAVFGHTLFKVLKITTRSARGLAMGTASHALGTARCAEMDYQEGAFGSLALVICGIITSLLAPFLFPVLLHLFA; this comes from the coding sequence ATGATCCATGAAATCTGGTGGTCATTACCGCTGACGCTGGCCATCTATTTTGCAGCGCGCAAACTGGCGCAATGGCTGAACATGCCGTTGCTGAACCCACTGCTGGTGTCGATGGCGGTGATCATCCCCCTGCTGTTGCTGACCGGCATTCCTTATGAGCGTTATTTTCAGGGCAGTAAAATCCTCAATGACTTGCTGCAACCGGCCGTAGTGGCATTGGCTTATCCGCTGTATGAACAGCTGCATCAGATCCGCGCGCGCTGGAAGTCCATTATCGCCGTCTGCTTTATCGGCAGCCTCACCGCGATGATCAGCGGCGGCGCCATCGCTTTATGGATGGGGGCTACGCCGGAAATTGCCGCTTCCATCATGCCAAAATCGGTCACCACGCCCATCGCCATGGCGGTCGCAGAGTCGCTCGGCGGCATTCCGGCAATCAGCGCCGTTTGCGTGATTTTCGTCGGTATTCTCGGCGCGGTTTTCGGGCATACGCTGTTCAAAGTATTGAAAATCACAACCCGCTCGGCACGCGGGTTGGCTATGGGGACCGCGTCACATGCGCTCGGCACGGCACGCTGTGCGGAAATGGACTATCAGGAAGGGGCATTTGGTTCACTGGCCCTGGTGATCTGCGGCATCATCACCTCGCTGCTGGCGCCGTTTCTGTTTCCGGTACTGTTGCACCTGTTTGCGTAA